The genomic window GCCATGCTGGTGGACTTGGAACTTGAATCCAAAAAGCACCTCGCCGTCATCAGCGAGCTGCAAATCCACCCCGTCAAGGACAAGCTCCTGCACGTCGATTTTCATGAAGTCGATCCGAACAAGAAGATGCACGCCGAAGTGGCGGTGCATGAAGTCGGCGAACCGGCCGGCGTCAAAGTCGGCGGCGGTATTTTGGACCATCTGCTCCGCCATCTGCGCGTGGAATGTTTGCCCCAGGATTTGCCTTCGGAAATCGTGGTGGACGTTTCCGCCCTTGAGATCGGCCAATCGATCCATGTGAAGGACATCAAACTTCCTACCGGCGTCGTCGTCGCCAATCCGCCCGATCTGACCGTTTTTGCCGTGCATGCGCCGAAGGTTGAAGAAGAACCTGTGGCCGCTGCCGAGGCTGTCACCCAACCTGAAGTCATCACCGCGAAGAAGGATGAAGCAGGCGGGGATGCCAAGGCCCCTGAAAAAGCCGAGAAAAAAGAAGGCGCCGACAAGGAAAAGGGCAAAGACAAAGAAAAGAAGGGAGCATAATCCTTGGCCGGATTGTTTCCCCTCGTCGCCGGACTGGGGAATCCCGGTTCGGAATATGCCGCCACCCGACACAATTTCGGGTTTATGGTTTTGGACCGTTTCGCGCGCGAGGCGGGAGCAGAATGGAAATCGGCCGGTTTTGCCCACGCCCGGCTGGCGCGGCTGGATGACGGCGTCTGGCTGCTGAAGCCGATGGATTACATGAACCTTTCGGGCGCGGCGGTGAAGGCCGCGGCAGATTGGTTCAAGCTCGCGCCCGAGCAGGTGCTGGTCGTAAGCGATGACGTGAATTTGCCTTTGGGCCATCTGCGTTTGCGCGCAAAAGGTTCGGATGGCGGCCACAATGGGCTCAAGTCGGTGGAAGCCCATCTCGGTACGCAGCAGTATGCGCGCCTGAGAGGCGGAGTGGGAGCCGCGGAACCCGGGCGGGACCTGGCCGACCACGTGCTGGAACAATTTGGAAAAGACGAAAAGGAAAATTTGGAAAAAATGATTGTGCGGGCCTTGGAAGTCCTGCGAGAGTGCGAATCACATGGCGTGGAGTCCGCGGCCGCAAAAATCAACAACACATTATGAAGCAGAATTACGAAGCAATGTACATCCTGGATATCCAGGGCAAGGAAGAAGGCGTGGATGACGTGCTGGCGACGATCAAGCAGGCGATCGAATCGCTGGGCGGCGAGTTCAAAACGGCGCAGCGCATGGATCGCCGACATTTTGAGCGCGTGGCGGGACGTTTGGATTCCGGCTATTATCTCGGAGTGACCTTTGAGCTTGAAGGCACCAAGCTTTCCGCGTTGAAGGAAAAATTCCAGTTTGACGCCAAAATCTATCGCCAGAGCTATTTGAAGGTCAAACTCAAGGCCAAGAAGCCCGCCAAGCGCAAGGAAAAAGCCGTCGCCTAAGCAACTCCAACCTCCACCATCATGGCCTCTCTCAACAAGGTTTTTTTGATCGGCAACCTCACGCGCGATCCCGAGATCCGGCACACGCCCAAGGGAACGGCAGTGGGCGATCTGGCGATGGCGATGAACATGGTGTATCGCGGCCTGGACGGCACCGAAAAGGAAGAGGTTTGTTACGTGGATGTGGTCGTCTGGGGCCGACAGGCGGAAACCTGCAAGGAATATTTGAGCAAGGGCTCGCCGATTTTTGTGGAAGGCCGCCTGCAGTTGGACCAATGGGAAACCCAGCAGGGCGAAAAGCGCAGCCGTCTCCGTGTGCGCGCCGAACGGGTACAGTTTTTGGGCCGCGGCGGCGGCGGTTCCGGTGGGAGCTCTGGCGGAAGTTCACGAAGCAGCGCAGAACGCGATTCCGGCCACACAAGCTCCAAGGTGGAAAGCGAGCCTGCGAGCCGCCCGGGCCGAGAATCAGAGGATATCCCTCCCCCTGACGCCGCCGATGATGAGATCCCATTTTAAAAAGAATCTTTTTAAAATATAAATTAACGCCGAGGTGCATTGCTCTTCGGCGTTTTTTGCAGGAACCAGCTCCGAGCGAGGACTAGCGTAGAGATCTAAACCCAAAGGAAGCCAAACCCGATGAATAACACCGAATCCATCAGTTTTTTCTTCAGCCTGCTCATGGGAAACCTGCCCACGCTCATCGTGTGCTTCCTGGCAATTGTGACAATTCTCAGC from Candidatus Methylacidiphilales bacterium includes these protein-coding regions:
- a CDS encoding 50S ribosomal protein L25, producing MAKRITLKAEPRTTRGRSQSKKNRSAGKIPAVLYGHGAPKTIQLSAVEIVSAINATGREAMLVDLELESKKHLAVISELQIHPVKDKLLHVDFHEVDPNKKMHAEVAVHEVGEPAGVKVGGGILDHLLRHLRVECLPQDLPSEIVVDVSALEIGQSIHVKDIKLPTGVVVANPPDLTVFAVHAPKVEEEPVAAAEAVTQPEVITAKKDEAGGDAKAPEKAEKKEGADKEKGKDKEKKGA
- the pth gene encoding aminoacyl-tRNA hydrolase gives rise to the protein MAGLFPLVAGLGNPGSEYAATRHNFGFMVLDRFAREAGAEWKSAGFAHARLARLDDGVWLLKPMDYMNLSGAAVKAAADWFKLAPEQVLVVSDDVNLPLGHLRLRAKGSDGGHNGLKSVEAHLGTQQYARLRGGVGAAEPGRDLADHVLEQFGKDEKENLEKMIVRALEVLRECESHGVESAAAKINNTL
- a CDS encoding 30S ribosomal protein S6, with the protein product MKQNYEAMYILDIQGKEEGVDDVLATIKQAIESLGGEFKTAQRMDRRHFERVAGRLDSGYYLGVTFELEGTKLSALKEKFQFDAKIYRQSYLKVKLKAKKPAKRKEKAVA
- the ssb gene encoding single-stranded DNA-binding protein, giving the protein MASLNKVFLIGNLTRDPEIRHTPKGTAVGDLAMAMNMVYRGLDGTEKEEVCYVDVVVWGRQAETCKEYLSKGSPIFVEGRLQLDQWETQQGEKRSRLRVRAERVQFLGRGGGGSGGSSGGSSRSSAERDSGHTSSKVESEPASRPGRESEDIPPPDAADDEIPF